In one window of Chitinophagales bacterium DNA:
- the infC gene encoding translation initiation factor IF-3, which yields MAFPPRPGGGRFNPRFQRQIEPEHRINEKIRVPQVRLVGDNVTVGIYPTDQALRIARDLELDLVEISPNADPPVCKAIDYKKFLYEKKRKEKEMKANAKQSEVKEIRFTPGTDDHDFDFKAKHAESFLKDGNKVKAYVQFKGRAIMFKERGELVLLKFAERLAEVGSPESLPKLEGKRMFLMLTPKTAKKKKETTPPSAGA from the coding sequence ATGGCATTTCCACCCAGACCCGGAGGGGGCAGATTCAATCCAAGATTCCAAAGGCAAATTGAGCCTGAACATCGCATCAACGAAAAGATCAGGGTACCACAAGTGAGATTGGTAGGCGACAATGTAACCGTAGGTATTTATCCTACTGACCAAGCATTGCGTATTGCCAGAGACCTGGAGCTTGACCTAGTTGAGATTTCACCCAATGCAGATCCTCCAGTATGTAAAGCCATTGACTATAAGAAATTCCTTTACGAGAAGAAGCGTAAGGAAAAGGAAATGAAGGCCAATGCCAAGCAGAGCGAGGTAAAGGAAATCCGTTTCACACCAGGAACAGATGACCATGACTTCGATTTCAAAGCCAAGCATGCAGAGAGTTTCCTGAAAGATGGCAATAAGGTAAAAGCCTATGTGCAATTTAAAGGTCGCGCCATCATGTTCAAGGAAAGAGGCGAGTTGGTATTGCTGAAATTTGCCGAACGATTGGCAGAAGTAGGTTCTCCTGAGAGCCTGCCCAAGCTGGAAGGAAAGCGTATGTTCCTGATGCTGACGCCTAAAACAGCTAAGAAAAAGAAAGAAACCACGCCGCCTTCGGCCGGAGCTTAA
- the rpmI gene encoding 50S ribosomal protein L35: protein MPKVKTNSSAKKRFKVTGSGEITFQKAFKRHILTKKSKKRKRAMNKKGVVGAPNKDFVMRLLRLK from the coding sequence ATGCCAAAGGTAAAAACAAACTCCAGCGCCAAGAAGCGCTTCAAGGTGACCGGCAGCGGTGAAATCACCTTCCAGAAAGCTTTCAAACGTCACATCTTAACCAAGAAATCTAAAAAGCGTAAGCGCGCCATGAACAAGAAGGGCGTGGTTGGTGCACCTAACAAGGATTTCGTAATGCGTTTATTGCGTTTGAAATAA
- the rplT gene encoding 50S ribosomal protein L20: MPRSKNAVASRARKKRVLKAAKGFYGKRKNVYTVAKNVVEKGQTYSYVGRKLKKREYRQLWIARINAAVREEGLTYSQFINNLNKKGIELNRKVLADLAMNNPESFKALVAQAK, from the coding sequence ATGCCACGTTCTAAAAATGCAGTAGCATCAAGAGCAAGAAAGAAAAGAGTTCTCAAAGCGGCCAAAGGTTTCTATGGCAAGCGTAAAAACGTATATACCGTTGCGAAAAACGTTGTTGAAAAAGGTCAAACCTATTCTTACGTTGGTCGTAAACTGAAGAAGCGTGAATACCGCCAGTTGTGGATTGCCCGTATCAACGCTGCTGTTCGCGAAGAAGGTCTTACTTACAGCCAGTTTATCAATAACCTGAACAAGAAGGGTATTGAGCTGAACCGTAAAGTATTGGCTGATCTGGCGATGAACAACCCAGAGAGCTTCAAGGCCTTGGTTGCTCAAGCGAAATAA
- a CDS encoding arginine decarboxylase has protein sequence MNNTYTDLVKQTFHFPQEGFDINDDNNLMFNGLDVKKLIEKYGTPMKVTYLPKIGMQINKAKKMFDVAFKKHKYEGNYFYCYCTKSSHFSFVVEEALKHNIHLETSFAYDIEIINQLYKKRKINKEISIICNGFKQKSYTSRIAKLLNTGFKNVIPVLDNKEELLAYKRSVKVPFKLGIRVAAEEEPNFPFYTSRLGIRAKDILEFYVDEIEGFEDRFQLKMLHIFLNKGIKDDIYYWSELNKIINLYCQLKKICPELDSINIGGGFPIKHSLGFEYDYQFMINEIVGNIKQACKKAKVPMPNIYTEFGSFTVGESMAHIYSVVAQKVQNDRECWYMIDSSFITTLPDTWGIGEKFLMLPINKWDNDYHRVVLGGITCDSHDYYDSEEHINEVFLPKVNNSDKEDPNNKEPLYVGFFHTGAYQDQISGYGGIKHCLIPSPKHIIIEHDKNGKLVDWVYAKEQTAQSMLKILGYL, from the coding sequence ATGAACAACACCTACACCGATCTGGTGAAACAGACCTTCCACTTTCCACAGGAAGGCTTTGATATCAACGACGATAATAATTTGATGTTTAACGGACTTGATGTCAAGAAATTGATTGAGAAGTATGGCACGCCCATGAAAGTGACCTACCTCCCCAAAATAGGGATGCAGATCAACAAGGCGAAGAAGATGTTCGATGTTGCTTTTAAGAAGCATAAGTATGAGGGCAATTATTTTTATTGCTACTGTACAAAAAGCTCACACTTTTCATTTGTAGTGGAAGAAGCACTGAAGCACAATATTCATTTGGAAACTTCTTTTGCATATGATATAGAGATCATCAATCAATTGTATAAGAAGCGTAAGATCAATAAAGAGATTTCTATTATCTGCAACGGCTTTAAGCAGAAATCATATACCTCACGGATTGCTAAGCTACTGAACACAGGCTTCAAGAATGTGATTCCAGTATTGGATAATAAGGAAGAGCTGCTTGCCTATAAGCGTTCAGTTAAAGTGCCTTTCAAATTGGGTATTCGTGTAGCAGCAGAAGAAGAGCCGAATTTTCCTTTTTATACTTCTCGTTTGGGTATTCGTGCAAAAGATATCCTGGAGTTTTATGTAGATGAGATTGAGGGTTTTGAAGATCGTTTTCAATTGAAGATGTTGCACATTTTCCTGAACAAGGGTATTAAGGATGATATTTATTACTGGTCTGAGTTGAATAAAATCATCAACTTATATTGCCAGTTGAAGAAGATCTGTCCGGAGCTGGATTCGATCAATATTGGCGGTGGTTTCCCCATCAAGCACTCGCTTGGTTTTGAATATGATTATCAATTCATGATTAATGAGATTGTTGGTAATATCAAGCAGGCTTGTAAAAAGGCCAAAGTGCCTATGCCGAATATCTATACAGAGTTTGGTTCATTCACTGTAGGAGAGAGCATGGCCCATATTTATAGTGTTGTAGCACAGAAGGTTCAAAACGATCGTGAGTGCTGGTACATGATTGATTCATCTTTCATCACTACTTTACCAGATACCTGGGGTATTGGTGAGAAATTCCTCATGTTGCCGATTAATAAATGGGACAATGATTATCACCGGGTAGTATTAGGCGGAATTACTTGTGATAGCCATGATTACTACGATTCTGAAGAACATATCAATGAAGTGTTTCTGCCCAAAGTAAACAATAGCGATAAGGAAGATCCGAATAACAAAGAGCCTTTATATGTAGGTTTCTTCCACACTGGTGCTTATCAGGATCAGATAAGCGGTTATGGCGGAATTAAGCACTGTTTGATACCATCGCCCAAACATATCATCATTGAGCATGATAAGAATGGAAAGCTGGTGGATTGGGTGTATGCAAAGGAGCAAACGGCTCAAAGCATGCTCAAGATTCTTGGGTATCTATAA
- a CDS encoding nuclear transport factor 2 family protein: MKKIFILICLISLAHYTQAQSATDSVKQVVNQLFTAMKTSDPVLLQQCFADSAILQTIAMNKEGKTIVRNESVAAFAASISKAPAGALDERIEFDVVKIDGALAIAWTPYQFFLNGNFSHCGANSFQLVRFKGQWKIQYLIDTRRRTGCR, translated from the coding sequence ATGAAAAAAATATTCATCCTGATTTGTCTGATAAGTCTTGCTCATTATACACAGGCGCAGTCTGCCACAGACTCTGTAAAGCAAGTGGTGAATCAATTATTCACCGCCATGAAAACTTCAGATCCTGTCTTGTTGCAGCAATGTTTTGCTGATAGCGCTATTCTGCAAACCATTGCCATGAATAAAGAAGGCAAGACGATTGTTCGTAACGAATCTGTTGCTGCTTTCGCTGCAAGTATCAGTAAAGCGCCTGCAGGTGCTTTGGATGAAAGAATTGAATTTGATGTAGTGAAAATCGATGGGGCATTGGCTATTGCTTGGACACCCTATCAGTTCTTCTTGAATGGCAATTTCAGTCATTGCGGTGCGAACTCTTTCCAGCTGGTGCGTTTTAAAGGACAGTGGAAGATTCAATACCTCATTGATACCAGAAGAAGAACAGGTTGTCGTTAA
- a CDS encoding RNA polymerase sigma factor: protein MNPDQVFIDLLNKHQRIIHKVCTLYMDNPADREDLFQEITLQAWKAYGSFRGEAQFSTWLYRVALNTAITFFRKDKRKPRMVYDDTTHEKATEADSQIEEQVIAMYKAIGELSKIDKALVMLYLEDYSYQQIGEMMGITANNVAVKMNRIKTKLKENSKKHYQFN from the coding sequence ATGAACCCTGATCAAGTATTCATAGACCTGCTGAACAAACACCAGCGCATCATTCATAAGGTGTGCACCCTGTACATGGATAATCCTGCAGACAGAGAAGACCTGTTTCAGGAAATCACCTTACAGGCGTGGAAAGCTTATGGAAGTTTTCGTGGTGAAGCGCAGTTCTCAACATGGTTGTATCGTGTGGCACTGAACACGGCCATCACTTTTTTCCGTAAGGACAAAAGAAAGCCACGAATGGTCTACGACGATACCACACATGAAAAAGCAACTGAAGCTGATTCACAGATCGAAGAACAAGTAATTGCCATGTATAAAGCCATCGGTGAATTGTCGAAGATCGACAAAGCCTTGGTGATGTTATATCTGGAAGATTACAGCTACCAACAGATTGGCGAGATGATGGGCATCACGGCGAACAATGTAGCCGTTAAGATGAACCGTATCAAAACCAAGCTGAAAGAAAACAGTAAAAAACATTATCAGTTCAACTAA
- a CDS encoding TraB/GumN family protein, producing the protein MKPLVIISAFLLVCALPTQAQQQSSLLWEISGKDFKQPSYVFGTFHAMCKTDFDFHDSIKAKLSRTSLLVEELDMTDASMQVKMMQSLASSKPMASYFPAAQFEQMNKQFQEITGVPLTMLNNFKPFMSMSMLLLKSLPCAEQVQPEMLLIQYAKTKNIPVKGLEQVEEQLAAIDKQPLDSQAVALQKMVMRFDSVQQAFTQLTEVYKKKHIDSLYHFMRGSGMDDAFETALLSERNLRWIPRIKAIATQQPSFFAVGAGHLGGDQGVIALLRKEGYTVKPVVY; encoded by the coding sequence ATGAAACCCCTGGTGATTATTTCAGCTTTTTTACTGGTGTGCGCTTTGCCCACACAGGCTCAACAACAGAGCTCTCTGCTTTGGGAGATTTCAGGTAAAGACTTTAAGCAACCATCCTATGTATTTGGCACTTTTCATGCCATGTGTAAAACTGATTTCGATTTTCATGACAGCATCAAAGCCAAACTCAGCAGAACAAGTTTATTGGTGGAAGAACTCGATATGACGGATGCCAGCATGCAGGTAAAAATGATGCAATCTTTAGCCAGCAGCAAACCCATGGCCTCCTACTTTCCGGCTGCACAGTTTGAGCAAATGAATAAACAATTTCAGGAAATAACTGGAGTCCCACTCACCATGCTGAATAATTTCAAACCCTTCATGAGCATGTCCATGTTACTATTGAAATCACTGCCCTGTGCGGAACAAGTACAGCCAGAAATGCTATTGATACAATATGCCAAAACAAAAAATATTCCTGTGAAAGGATTGGAACAAGTTGAAGAACAATTGGCAGCTATTGATAAACAGCCACTCGACTCCCAAGCTGTTGCACTACAGAAAATGGTCATGCGCTTTGACAGTGTTCAACAGGCATTTACCCAACTTACAGAAGTATACAAAAAGAAACATATCGACAGTTTGTACCATTTCATGCGTGGTAGCGGCATGGATGATGCATTCGAAACAGCTTTATTATCGGAAAGAAACCTGCGCTGGATACCTCGTATCAAAGCTATTGCAACGCAGCAACCCAGCTTTTTTGCAGTGGGCGCCGGCCATCTCGGCGGAGATCAGGGCGTAATTGCTTTACTTCGCAAAGAGGGATATACTGTAAAGCCTGTTGTGTACTAA
- a CDS encoding Hsp20/alpha crystallin family protein encodes MTIMKHQHRNLNNIFDDFFYGFPANWGKDMQGSIFQIPVNIHETSDAYHLELLAPGRNKEDFKVAVEKDTLTISFEQKTAEENKEYKTLRREFRLQSFKRSFTLDEKINADGIQAKYDNGVLKLFLPKKAEVTVTPKTIEII; translated from the coding sequence ATGACAATCATGAAACATCAACACAGAAACCTGAACAACATTTTCGACGATTTCTTCTATGGTTTTCCTGCCAATTGGGGTAAGGACATGCAGGGTAGCATTTTCCAGATTCCCGTAAACATTCATGAAACAAGTGATGCGTATCACTTGGAACTGTTGGCTCCCGGTCGCAACAAGGAAGATTTCAAAGTAGCGGTTGAAAAAGATACGCTTACAATCAGTTTTGAGCAGAAAACTGCAGAAGAAAACAAGGAATACAAAACCTTGCGGAGAGAGTTTCGTTTGCAAAGCTTCAAACGCAGCTTCACTTTAGATGAAAAAATTAATGCAGATGGCATTCAGGCGAAATATGACAATGGTGTACTTAAACTCTTCTTGCCCAAAAAGGCTGAAGTAACTGTTACACCCAAGACAATTGAAATTATCTAA
- a CDS encoding BrxA/BrxB family bacilliredoxin — MYPAEIVLPMKAELTEEGFADLTSPESVETTLQQPGTTLVVINSVCGCAAGTCRPGVVMAVRNAKNLPDRLATSFAGFDKDAVNKLREHLLPYPPSSPAIALFKDGQLVSMVERHQIEGRPAQVIAQHLISEFDKHCN, encoded by the coding sequence ATGTATCCCGCAGAAATAGTACTGCCCATGAAGGCAGAATTGACAGAGGAAGGATTTGCAGATCTGACCAGCCCTGAATCAGTAGAAACCACTTTGCAGCAGCCAGGTACTACCTTGGTAGTAATCAATTCTGTTTGTGGTTGTGCAGCAGGTACTTGCAGACCAGGTGTAGTCATGGCTGTAAGAAATGCCAAGAACCTACCCGACAGACTGGCTACCAGTTTTGCAGGTTTTGATAAAGACGCCGTAAACAAGTTGCGTGAGCATTTGTTACCATATCCTCCATCATCGCCTGCTATTGCGCTGTTCAAGGATGGTCAATTGGTGAGTATGGTTGAGCGTCATCAGATCGAAGGCAGACCTGCACAGGTAATCGCCCAGCACCTGATAAGTGAGTTTGATAAGCATTGTAATTAA
- a CDS encoding prolipoprotein diacylglyceryl transferase — translation MYPNLYYLFQDLFGIEITALKLINSFGFFVALAFIAGAWVLTAELRRKEAAGLMSFTEEKILVGAPASIQELLVNALMGFLLGYKIIGAFTIKDALDDPQSFILSAQGNLPVGILLAVFFAGLKWWEKNKQKLAKPEERTIRIWPHDRVGDLVIYAALFGFLGAKIFHNLENWNEFAADPIGSLIAFSGLTFYGGLIVAGVFIAWQAHKQKIGIIHLADAIAPALMLAYAVGRIGCHIAGDGDWGIVHAGANPYSWLPDHLWSYTYPHNVLGEGVPIAGCSGPYCNQLPQPVYPTPLYEVIACTFIFFILFALRKKLRLPGQMAGLYLIFNGMERFAIEKIRVNTKYEALPFQPTQAELISLALILFGLVLMYLAGQKRFTKKPA, via the coding sequence ATGTATCCCAATCTCTACTACCTTTTTCAGGACTTATTCGGAATAGAAATTACTGCGCTTAAATTAATCAACAGCTTTGGCTTTTTTGTGGCCCTGGCTTTTATTGCCGGCGCATGGGTACTTACAGCTGAATTGAGAAGAAAGGAAGCAGCAGGCCTTATGTCGTTTACAGAAGAAAAGATTCTGGTAGGCGCACCTGCTAGCATTCAGGAATTGTTAGTGAATGCCCTGATGGGTTTTCTGCTTGGTTATAAGATTATTGGTGCATTTACGATAAAAGATGCACTGGATGATCCGCAATCATTCATTCTATCTGCACAGGGAAATTTACCAGTGGGCATACTGCTGGCTGTTTTTTTTGCAGGATTGAAATGGTGGGAAAAAAACAAACAAAAGCTGGCCAAACCTGAAGAAAGAACCATCCGCATCTGGCCGCACGACAGGGTAGGTGACCTTGTTATCTATGCAGCATTGTTTGGTTTTCTGGGTGCAAAAATTTTTCACAACCTCGAAAATTGGAATGAGTTTGCTGCTGATCCGATCGGTTCTCTGATTGCTTTTAGCGGACTTACTTTTTACGGTGGTTTAATTGTAGCTGGTGTATTCATTGCCTGGCAGGCCCACAAACAAAAGATTGGTATTATTCATCTGGCCGATGCTATCGCACCAGCTTTGATGCTTGCGTATGCTGTAGGTAGAATTGGTTGTCATATTGCTGGTGATGGAGACTGGGGTATTGTGCATGCAGGTGCCAATCCTTACAGTTGGCTGCCAGATCATTTGTGGTCTTATACTTACCCACATAATGTGCTGGGAGAAGGCGTGCCTATTGCAGGTTGCAGCGGCCCTTACTGCAATCAATTGCCACAGCCAGTTTACCCAACGCCATTGTATGAAGTAATTGCTTGTACATTTATTTTCTTCATCCTTTTTGCCTTGCGCAAAAAATTACGCTTACCCGGTCAAATGGCCGGCCTATACCTCATCTTCAATGGTATGGAGCGTTTTGCGATTGAAAAAATCAGGGTGAATACCAAATATGAAGCCTTGCCTTTTCAGCCAACACAAGCTGAATTAATCTCATTGGCATTAATCCTATTTGGCCTTGTGTTGATGTATCTCGCAGGTCAAAAACGCTTTACCAAAAAGCCTGCATAG
- a CDS encoding TonB-dependent receptor: MKTILTKLLLLAGFSVPVVAMSQTVQGKVSTNQKPAESASVGLLRAKDSSVAKLAVTDKNGDYLFEKVNAGKYLLTVQLVGHEKQYSPVFDLAAGANYTAPVFALKPLSKDLAGVTVSSRKPMIEQKIDRTIVNVENSVTSAGSNALEVLEKSPGVSVDKDGNISLKGKAGVMVFIDGRPTYLSGQDLTNMLRNMQSNQVELLELMTNPPAKYDAAGNAGVINIKTKKTKVFGFNGSASVGYTQAVYNRFNESLNLNYRKNKVNLFGNLSHNYRNNFQVLEINRKFFDNTTKDVLSLFTQSTRMRNQGNSYNGKLGMDYFAGKNTTFGIVVNGFINPGEFRSSSVIDIANPSNVLQRQTVSGNMSEQEWKHFGTNLNFRHVLDTTGKEITADLDYLRYDATNTQELINSYFNNVGVPIFRPDTLLGNLPQQIKIYSAKVDYVQPMKKGAKLEAGLKTSFVQTDANAIYDTVLNGQLRRDVGRSNHFVYEEQIHAAYVNYSKQLSPKWSGQLGLRLEQTVAKGQQLTTGETFTRDYAQLFPTVYVQYTANKKNSFVLNYGRRIRRPDYESLNPFVEFLDRYTYEKGNPYLRPQFSHNVELSHTFMGFLTTTLNYTNTTDIIQQVLEQHSDKNETFVKQANIASQRQYGISVNAFNQYTKWWSGNIYVNVYNNEFKGIINNDYVTIGNTTAMVNVSQQFKFNKTWSGELSGFYRSEGIEGVFRIGGFGMVNAGVSKQVMKGKGSVRLNVRDIFWSQRINGKSRFGTIDANFHQYNDSRFVNLSFTYRFSKGKVGNTQRKRGGASDEQSRVSIGNN; the protein is encoded by the coding sequence ATGAAGACAATATTGACAAAACTGCTGCTCTTAGCCGGATTCTCGGTTCCGGTAGTAGCCATGAGCCAAACGGTTCAGGGAAAAGTAAGTACCAATCAAAAACCTGCAGAATCTGCTTCTGTGGGCTTACTCCGTGCAAAAGATTCTTCCGTGGCCAAACTAGCGGTTACCGATAAGAATGGCGACTATCTCTTCGAAAAAGTAAATGCCGGTAAATACCTGCTTACTGTGCAGCTGGTAGGTCATGAAAAACAGTATTCTCCCGTTTTTGATCTAGCAGCAGGAGCCAATTATACAGCGCCGGTTTTTGCGTTAAAACCCTTGAGCAAAGATCTGGCTGGAGTAACCGTGAGCTCACGCAAACCCATGATTGAGCAAAAAATTGACAGAACAATCGTGAACGTAGAGAACTCTGTAACCAGTGCAGGTAGCAATGCTTTAGAAGTGTTAGAGAAATCACCAGGTGTGAGTGTAGATAAGGATGGTAATATTAGCTTGAAAGGCAAAGCCGGCGTCATGGTATTTATTGATGGCAGACCAACTTATTTATCTGGTCAGGATCTGACGAATATGCTGCGCAATATGCAAAGTAATCAGGTTGAACTCTTGGAGCTTATGACCAATCCGCCCGCAAAATATGATGCTGCAGGTAATGCAGGTGTGATCAATATCAAAACAAAAAAGACCAAGGTTTTTGGCTTTAATGGTAGTGCGAGTGTTGGGTATACGCAAGCTGTTTATAACAGATTCAATGAAAGCCTGAATCTGAACTATCGTAAAAACAAAGTGAATCTCTTTGGTAACCTGAGCCATAATTACCGCAATAATTTTCAGGTATTGGAAATCAATAGAAAGTTCTTCGATAATACGACCAAGGATGTATTGTCACTGTTTACACAATCCACAAGAATGCGTAATCAGGGTAATTCATACAATGGTAAACTGGGGATGGATTATTTCGCAGGAAAGAATACCACTTTCGGTATCGTGGTGAATGGATTCATCAATCCTGGAGAGTTCCGCAGCAGCAGTGTGATTGATATTGCTAATCCATCCAATGTGTTGCAACGTCAGACCGTATCTGGAAATATGAGTGAGCAGGAATGGAAACATTTTGGTACTAATTTGAATTTCCGTCACGTATTGGATACAACCGGTAAAGAAATCACTGCTGATTTGGATTATCTCCGTTACGATGCTACCAATACACAAGAATTGATCAATAGCTATTTCAATAATGTGGGTGTACCCATCTTCAGACCAGATACTTTGCTGGGTAATTTGCCACAACAGATCAAAATTTATTCTGCGAAAGTTGATTATGTGCAGCCCATGAAAAAAGGTGCCAAGCTGGAAGCTGGTTTGAAAACCAGTTTTGTACAAACTGATGCCAATGCCATTTACGATACAGTATTAAACGGTCAATTGCGCAGAGATGTAGGCAGAAGTAATCACTTTGTATATGAAGAACAGATTCATGCTGCTTATGTCAACTATTCAAAGCAGTTAAGTCCTAAGTGGAGTGGTCAGTTGGGTTTACGTCTTGAGCAAACTGTAGCAAAAGGGCAGCAATTAACAACTGGTGAAACGTTTACCCGTGACTATGCACAGCTTTTCCCAACCGTGTATGTACAATACACTGCGAATAAGAAAAACAGTTTTGTATTGAATTATGGCCGCCGTATCCGCAGACCTGATTATGAAAGCCTGAACCCATTTGTAGAGTTTCTAGACAGATATACATATGAGAAGGGTAATCCTTATCTGCGTCCACAATTCAGTCATAATGTTGAATTAAGTCACACCTTCATGGGCTTCTTAACAACTACACTGAATTATACCAATACAACAGATATCATTCAGCAGGTTTTGGAGCAGCATTCAGATAAAAATGAAACATTCGTAAAGCAGGCCAATATTGCATCACAGCGTCAGTATGGTATTTCAGTAAATGCGTTTAATCAGTATACCAAATGGTGGAGTGGCAATATCTATGTGAATGTTTACAATAATGAGTTTAAGGGTATCATCAACAATGATTATGTGACTATTGGCAATACAACAGCGATGGTTAATGTGTCTCAGCAATTTAAGTTCAATAAAACCTGGAGTGGTGAGTTGAGTGGTTTTTACAGATCAGAAGGTATTGAAGGTGTGTTCAGAATTGGTGGTTTTGGTATGGTGAATGCTGGTGTATCCAAGCAGGTGATGAAAGGAAAGGGTAGTGTTCGATTGAATGTGCGTGATATCTTCTGGAGTCAACGTATCAATGGTAAGAGTCGCTTTGGAACAATTGATGCCAACTTTCATCAATACAACGATAGCCGTTTTGTGAATCTTTCATTCACCTATCGCTTTAGCAAAGGAAAGGTTGGTAACACACAGCGTAAGCGTGGTGGTGCATCAGATGAACAAAGCAGGGTAAGTATTGGGAATAATTAA
- a CDS encoding YajQ family cyclic di-GMP-binding protein, with translation MPSFDIASKVDLQTLDNAINTVKKEIANRFDFRDSPVSIELDKKNYLVKLEVESDMKMKQVIDVLISRAMKQGIDAAAFNFDKDAFPSGKVVKKEVPVRNGLAQDDAKKIVKLIKDSGLKVQAAIMDDIVRVTGKKIDDLQEVIAKCNGANLGLPLQYVNMKS, from the coding sequence ATGCCTTCATTTGATATTGCCAGCAAGGTTGACCTGCAAACCCTGGATAATGCCATCAATACGGTAAAAAAAGAAATCGCCAACCGCTTCGATTTCCGGGATTCTCCTGTGTCCATTGAACTGGATAAAAAGAATTATCTGGTTAAGCTGGAAGTGGAGAGTGATATGAAGATGAAGCAAGTAATCGATGTATTGATCAGCAGGGCCATGAAACAGGGAATCGATGCGGCGGCATTCAATTTTGATAAAGATGCTTTCCCCAGTGGCAAAGTGGTGAAAAAAGAAGTGCCTGTTCGTAATGGACTGGCTCAGGATGATGCAAAGAAAATCGTCAAGCTGATCAAGGACAGTGGCCTAAAAGTGCAAGCAGCCATTATGGACGATATTGTACGTGTTACAGGTAAGAAAATCGATGATTTACAAGAAGTTATCGCAAAATGTAATGGTGCAAACCTGGGCCTGCCGCTGCAATATGTGAACATGAAGAGCTGA
- a CDS encoding type B 50S ribosomal protein L31 gives MKQGIHPESYRFVVFKDMSNGHAFLSRSTANTKETIQWEDGNEYPLVKLEISSTSHPFYTGKNMLVDTAGRIDKFKKRYEKKK, from the coding sequence ATGAAGCAAGGTATCCATCCAGAAAGTTATCGTTTCGTTGTCTTCAAAGACATGAGTAACGGTCATGCATTTTTGAGCCGTTCTACTGCAAATACTAAAGAAACCATTCAGTGGGAAGATGGCAATGAGTATCCATTGGTAAAATTGGAAATCTCCAGCACATCACACCCTTTCTATACTGGTAAGAACATGCTGGTAGATACAGCAGGTCGTATCGACAAGTTCAAGAAGCGTTACGAGAAGAAGAAGTAA
- the bshB1 gene encoding bacillithiol biosynthesis deacetylase BshB1, producing the protein MKLDILAFGVHPDDVELGCAGTLMAAKAEGKKIGVIDLTGGELGTRGTIETRKVEAANAAKIMGLDVRENLGMADGFFQNDEAHQRLVITAIRKYQPELVLCNAPEDRHPDHGRSAKLVSDAAFLSGLRKIITHDHAGQIQEAWRPKYVFHYIQDRFIQPSFVVDISAHYEQKLQAVLAYTTQFNAVDDQGEPQTYISSPQFLDSVRARALMLGKRIGVEYAEGFISEKVLGISSFDAFIQNVT; encoded by the coding sequence ATGAAACTGGACATATTGGCTTTTGGTGTACACCCGGATGATGTTGAGTTGGGCTGTGCCGGTACATTGATGGCTGCAAAGGCTGAAGGGAAAAAAATTGGCGTGATTGATCTTACTGGTGGTGAACTGGGTACAAGGGGAACTATTGAAACCAGAAAAGTGGAAGCTGCCAATGCTGCCAAAATCATGGGACTTGATGTTCGGGAGAATTTGGGTATGGCTGATGGCTTTTTTCAGAATGATGAAGCACACCAGCGTTTGGTGATTACTGCCATCCGCAAATACCAACCAGAACTTGTTTTGTGTAATGCGCCTGAAGACAGACACCCTGATCATGGCAGAAGTGCCAAGCTTGTCTCTGATGCTGCTTTCTTATCAGGATTGAGGAAGATTATTACGCATGATCATGCAGGCCAGATTCAGGAAGCCTGGCGCCCCAAATATGTGTTTCATTATATACAAGATCGTTTTATTCAACCCTCATTTGTGGTTGATATTTCTGCGCATTATGAGCAAAAGTTACAGGCAGTTCTTGCGTATACAACGCAGTTCAACGCAGTTGATGATCAGGGTGAGCCGCAAACCTATATTTCCTCACCTCAGTTCTTAGATTCTGTGCGTGCCCGTGCATTAATGCTTGGAAAACGTATTGGTGTTGAATACGCAGAAGGCTTTATTTCTGAAAAAGTTTTGGGCATCAGCAGTTTTGATGCATTTATTCAAAACGTAACTTAA